The following are from one region of the Nostoc cf. commune SO-36 genome:
- the ssuE gene encoding NADPH-dependent FMN reductase, producing the protein MTNILAIAGSPSHPSRTYAILEYAAQILSQQKNLPTNIISVRDLPAEDLAYGRYDSAALQQPKALLEKASGVIIATPIYKAAYTGVLKAFLDLLPQKALAGKVVLPIATGGTIAHLLSVEYALKPVLAELGARHILSTVYAVDKQIQIQSDGSVQLDEEIDQRLQDVLKEFALAVNHSQNVAKEFVHAG; encoded by the coding sequence ATGACAAATATATTAGCGATCGCAGGCAGTCCCTCCCACCCTTCCAGAACCTACGCTATTTTGGAATACGCTGCTCAAATTCTGTCACAGCAAAAAAATTTACCCACAAATATCATCTCTGTGCGTGATTTACCAGCCGAAGACTTAGCTTATGGACGGTACGATAGTGCCGCATTACAACAGCCAAAAGCACTGCTAGAAAAAGCAAGCGGTGTAATTATTGCAACACCCATTTATAAAGCAGCGTACACAGGTGTACTCAAAGCATTTCTAGATTTATTACCCCAGAAAGCTTTGGCTGGAAAAGTTGTGCTACCTATAGCTACAGGTGGAACCATAGCACATTTATTATCAGTAGAGTATGCCTTAAAACCTGTGCTAGCAGAACTAGGCGCACGGCATATACTGAGTACAGTATACGCAGTCGATAAGCAAATTCAAATCCAGTCAGATGGTAGCGTGCAACTTGATGAAGAAATAGACCAAAGATTGCAAGATGTCCTCAAAGAGTTTGCTCTAGCGGTGAATCATTCCCAGAATGTTGCCAAAGAATTTGTCCATGCTGGCTAG
- a CDS encoding NIL domain-containing protein, producing the protein MVADNQIIHKQIRLRIPRNFHQEPVISRLVSEYGLTINITAVILGANAVGDGWFDLNLQGTTAQIDAAINHLQDIELEIWDENSVSSW; encoded by the coding sequence ATGGTTGCTGACAATCAGATCATTCACAAACAAATTCGCCTGAGAATTCCTCGGAATTTTCATCAAGAACCTGTGATTTCTCGTTTAGTCTCGGAATATGGACTAACTATTAATATTACAGCCGTGATTTTGGGTGCAAATGCTGTTGGTGATGGTTGGTTTGACCTCAATTTACAAGGTACAACAGCACAGATAGATGCTGCTATCAATCATCTTCAGGATATAGAGCTAGAAATCTGGGACGAAAACAGCGTCAGTAGTTGGTGA
- the ssuD gene encoding FMNH2-dependent alkanesulfonate monooxygenase — protein MQLLWFIPTHGEGRYLGTAIGGRAVNFDYWRQIAQAVDHLGFAGALLPTGRSCEDAWVLASTLVTHTKRMKFLVAIRPGLMSPGVAARMAASFDRISGGRLLINVVTGGDPVELAGDGLHLSHDDRYRLTDEFLAVWREIASGETADFQGDYLNIQSGKLLFPTIQKPHPPLWFGGSSPIAQEIAAKHVDVYLTWGEPPEQVAQKIASVRRLAAAQGRTLRFGIRLHVIVRETESQAWDAANDLIRYVDDSAIAKTQQAYDARMDSEGQRRMKELHNGSREALEISPNLWAGIGLVRGGAGTALVGDPNTVAQRMREYQEIGIDTFIFSGYPHLEEAYRVAELLFPRLPLENQPTLEPQLLSPFGEVVANQEFPKQQIATVD, from the coding sequence ATGCAGCTACTTTGGTTTATTCCAACTCACGGTGAAGGGCGCTATCTTGGTACTGCCATAGGCGGGCGGGCAGTCAACTTTGATTACTGGCGGCAGATTGCCCAAGCAGTAGATCATTTAGGTTTTGCAGGGGCATTACTACCTACAGGCCGTTCATGTGAAGATGCCTGGGTTTTGGCATCAACTTTGGTGACACACACCAAGCGGATGAAGTTTTTGGTGGCTATTCGTCCGGGGTTGATGTCGCCGGGAGTAGCAGCACGAATGGCAGCAAGCTTTGATCGCATTTCTGGTGGAAGGTTGTTGATTAACGTCGTCACCGGTGGCGATCCGGTGGAATTAGCGGGAGATGGATTGCATCTTTCCCATGATGATCGCTACAGATTAACAGATGAATTTTTGGCAGTGTGGCGAGAGATTGCATCTGGAGAAACTGCCGACTTCCAGGGAGATTATCTGAATATCCAAAGTGGTAAGCTATTATTTCCCACAATCCAGAAACCTCATCCGCCTCTGTGGTTTGGCGGTTCTTCTCCGATTGCTCAAGAAATTGCAGCCAAACACGTAGATGTATATTTAACTTGGGGCGAACCACCAGAACAAGTTGCCCAAAAGATTGCCTCTGTACGTCGGTTAGCAGCAGCCCAAGGGAGAACATTACGTTTTGGGATTCGTCTCCACGTGATTGTGCGAGAGACAGAAAGCCAAGCCTGGGATGCAGCGAACGATTTGATTCGCTACGTAGATGATTCGGCGATCGCCAAAACCCAACAAGCATACGACGCACGCATGGATTCCGAAGGACAACGCCGGATGAAAGAATTACACAACGGCTCTCGTGAAGCCTTAGAAATTAGCCCGAATTTATGGGCAGGAATCGGTTTAGTGCGTGGTGGTGCTGGCACAGCCTTAGTAGGCGATCCTAATACCGTTGCTCAGAGAATGCGGGAATATCAAGAAATAGGTATCGATACCTTTATCTTCTCTGGTTATCCTCATCTAGAAGAAGCATATCGAGTAGCAGAATTACTTTTCCCTCGTTTACCCCTAGAAAATCAGCCAACACTAGAACCGCAACTATTGAGTCCCTTTGGTGAGGTTGTAGCCAACCAAGAATTCCCCAAACAGCAAATCGCCACCGTAGATTAA